The Erythrobacter sp. HL-111 DNA segment GATCAAGCTGCACAAGACCCAGCTGGCCAGTGACCGCACCTCGTGCCGGTCGGCGAACGCCAACCAGATGCGCCTGATCCTGCACACCGCTGCCTACTGGCTGCTGTGGCGCGTTCAGCAGGCGATCCCAAAGACCACCGCTCTGGCAAAAGCCGAGTTTACGACCCTGCGCCTGCGGCTGCTCAAGGTTGCTGCCCGCGTCATGGAAAGCGCCACCCGAATCCGCGTAGCGTTCGCCTCTGCGTGCCCCGATGCCGATCTGATGCGTGCCATCGTTCTCGCGCTCAAGCCTGCGCCGACGTAGCGGGCGCGGCAGTGCCGCAGAAACCCCGAGCCAAGTCCTTCAACCAGAAAAGCCCATCGATCACAGCGCGGTGAAACAGACGCCAGCGGTGCCGCACGCCCGCTCTACGCCGCCGCACGCAGCAGTGGCGTCAAGCTCGCGCCGAGAGGCGCCCAACCGCATCGCCGTGAATAAGAGAGGATAGGTCTCGCCAAGGGCCTTGGCGTCTTCGGCGAGGAACTTGCGCCCATCGCCTTCATCGAAAAGCGCGGTGAAGTTCCGGTTGTTGTCGATGAGGAGCGGAACTGGCTCGTTGGCCATGCCTTCGACATATTCGGGATGTCCGCGCTCGAAATATTTTAGGGTCCCAATGAATGTCAGGAATTCGTTGGCCTTTGTGTAGGAACCCATCATGCCGCAGCAATCGAAATAATGGACCTTTTCGGGCACAACTTTGTGCACGGCTTCGATAAGCGCCTGCTGCCTTGGTAAGACACGGCGTTCGTCCACCACCCAGACCGCCAGCGCGTTTAGAGCGATGAAGCCCATCACCAGCGTTTCGCCATATCGCTCGACGAGAACGCGCAGCGCAAGGGCGCTCACGATGGCGACCGGCGGCAGGAGGAAGACGTAAACGTAGGGGGCGCTGTTATGGTAGAAGAGTGGCGTAAGCAGCGGCACCCATAGTCCCAACAAGGCGATGCGTTTCCCCAGCGGCAATTGCAGTCGCATCACCGTTGGTGGAGCCAACAAGGCAGCAAGCGCAAGCGGGATCGAAATGGCCGCCGCCTTGCCTAGCATGGCGAGATAGGGCGAATGCAGCAGGCCGAACATCTTGCCGCCCGCAAAGCTCAGTGTATTCGTGGCGGATGCGTTTGCCTGCGGGGAGGCACCCGATGAGTGCAGCGTGTAAAGAGCGGCGAACATGATGGCCGAGACAAGCGCGGCGGCCACCCAGCGCAGCGGGTAGGTCCGGTCGAAATCGACATCGTGCCAGCGCCACAATGCGATCCCGGCAAAGACGGGAACCCACAGGACCATCTTGATGGTGACCATCGCAGCCATGCCTATCAGCGCGCCCAGCGCAAGCATCGATGGCCAGCGCAGGCGCGTGCGCGCCGCGATGGCGAGCGCGGCTGTCAGGAAGGCCGTCACGATCGGATCGACCCGGAAAGAAGTGGCGTGCTGCAGGACAAAGCCTGCGCCTAGATAGACAGCTACCGAAAGAAGCGCGGTGCGATGGTCGGTAAAGGCCTTGGCGGTTGCGTATATGCCCGCCGCGATCACGGCGAGGAATGCCATCATGATCATGCGCGCGACAATGATGTGTTCGATCGAATTGCCTGGAAGTGAGGAAAGCCAGATAAGCGCGCGTGTATGGATCGTCTGGAGCGGCTGAATCCATTCGCCCCGGGCCACGACCTGAACCTGGTTGTAGAACCAGAACTCGTCCCAGTTGATCCCGCGCCAAAGCGCCATTGTAAGATGCAAACCGACCAGCAGCCCGATAAGGGCGTAAGGCCAGACTGCGGAAGCCTTGCCAGGCATGGCGCGGGGCAAGGCACGACCCAGCGCCGGCGCGCCTCGCGCGGTGACAGCCTTCATGGGCGGCGCCTCTTCACCGGTTCGATCGCCGCCCGGCTTGCGGGCATGACGCCATCAGTCCGCGCGCCCCGGTCCTCGGCAGCGGCGAGCCTCTCCTCAAGCATGCGCAGCTTATGCAGCGTGGCTTCCATCAGCTTGCGGTTGGTCGCGATCAGATCGGCCAGGATGCCGAGCGTTGATACCAGCACACCGACGGTCAGCAGCGCGCCGCCAATGACCAGCGACTGGATGTGTCCGTCTCCATCGCCATTGGCGAAGAACCACAGGAAGCGGCCGATCGGGAACAGCCCGATCAGCGTTGCAAGCAAGCCCAGCCCGACAAAGACGCGCAGCGCGTTGAACGTCGTATAGGCGCGCAGGATCGTAACGCCCGTTTGCTGGATGAATTTCGGGATCGACTTGAACAGCCGCGAGGGCCGCGTCGGCCCGTGCGTGCGGACCGGGACCGAGGTGATCGCCAGACGCTTGCGCCCGGCCTGGATCAGCATGTCGGTGGTGTAGCTGAATTCGGTCGTGATGTTGATCCGCTGCGCAGCCTCGCGGCTGATCGCGCGAAAGCCCGAGACGGCATCGGTGATATCGGTCGCCGAAAGCGTGCGCACGACAGCGCTGCCCAGCCGCTGGAGCAGGCGCTTGCCGGGTCCGAAATGCTCGTTGCGAGCAACCGAGCGGTCGCCGATGCAGATATCGGCCTCACCCGCCAGCACCGGGGCGACGATCTTTGCGATGTCGCCGCCTTCATACTGGCCATCGGCATCGGTGTTGACGATGATGTCAGCGCCTTCGGCAAGGCATTTGTCGATGCCTGACCGGAAGGCTTCAGCAAGTCCGCGATTGCGGCGGTGCCGGACGATGTGATGCACCCCCCAGCGGCGCGCCACGCCCGAGGTGTCGTCGCTGCTGCCGTCGTCAATGACGAGGTATTCGATCACGTCGATCCCCGGCAGCCTGCGCGGCAGCCGGGCGATTGTTTCGGGAAGCACTTCGGCCTCGTTGAGGCACGGGATCTGGATGATGAGCTTGGTCATACTGATCGCGCGGGTCCCCCTTGCGCGGGACCGGGATGGATTCCCGCCGCGCCATTGCCGTTGGCGAGCGGGCTACAGGAACCGGTTTAAGCAATCGTAAACCATGCAACGCGCCGCTCGCCTCTTGCGGCGGGCAGCGCTTTCGCGCACCGGGGCCCATGCTCAAGCGAACCGCGATCAGTGCCAGGCAGGACGAAGGGGCTATCGGCCTAGCCTACGCCGTGAGCGGG contains these protein-coding regions:
- a CDS encoding glycosyltransferase family 39 protein; the protein is MKAVTARGAPALGRALPRAMPGKASAVWPYALIGLLVGLHLTMALWRGINWDEFWFYNQVQVVARGEWIQPLQTIHTRALIWLSSLPGNSIEHIIVARMIMMAFLAVIAAGIYATAKAFTDHRTALLSVAVYLGAGFVLQHATSFRVDPIVTAFLTAALAIAARTRLRWPSMLALGALIGMAAMVTIKMVLWVPVFAGIALWRWHDVDFDRTYPLRWVAAALVSAIMFAALYTLHSSGASPQANASATNTLSFAGGKMFGLLHSPYLAMLGKAAAISIPLALAALLAPPTVMRLQLPLGKRIALLGLWVPLLTPLFYHNSAPYVYVFLLPPVAIVSALALRVLVERYGETLVMGFIALNALAVWVVDERRVLPRQQALIEAVHKVVPEKVHYFDCCGMMGSYTKANEFLTFIGTLKYFERGHPEYVEGMANEPVPLLIDNNRNFTALFDEGDGRKFLAEDAKALGETYPLLFTAMRLGASRRELDATAACGGVERACGTAGVCFTAL
- a CDS encoding glycosyltransferase family 2 protein, which encodes MTKLIIQIPCLNEAEVLPETIARLPRRLPGIDVIEYLVIDDGSSDDTSGVARRWGVHHIVRHRRNRGLAEAFRSGIDKCLAEGADIIVNTDADGQYEGGDIAKIVAPVLAGEADICIGDRSVARNEHFGPGKRLLQRLGSAVVRTLSATDITDAVSGFRAISREAAQRINITTEFSYTTDMLIQAGRKRLAITSVPVRTHGPTRPSRLFKSIPKFIQQTGVTILRAYTTFNALRVFVGLGLLATLIGLFPIGRFLWFFANGDGDGHIQSLVIGGALLTVGVLVSTLGILADLIATNRKLMEATLHKLRMLEERLAAAEDRGARTDGVMPASRAAIEPVKRRRP